A genomic segment from Candidatus Eisenbacteria bacterium encodes:
- a CDS encoding 6-phosphofructokinase, which translates to MPRNNLVSRPRKGDHIRRVGIVFAGGPAPAANAVISAAAVSFLDDDREVVGFLHGYENLQKYHPVTHRLVREEHYRELTQKEVTGSRNSQGILIGTSRANPGKGLCRAEDLNDPEKTVGLRNVYSAFVDLRIDALISIGGDDTLKTANLLHEFQKRLPPEAKRIQIVHLPKTIDNDYQGIDFTFGYFTAVDFIAKEMKNLRADAEAGRVYYIAECMGRKAGWLSYGVGIAGEANMVISVEDVDQGMMFDDEVVDPATGGTRAERRLKIEALVDQIVNLMIARERREDKHFGTVVLAEGLAELFPERYIRCIPKDEHGNISIGKIDIGKEIARLVAEEYRKRTGKDRKVIGLQLGYESRCAPPHAFDVMLGSQLGIGAYRALVEENLDGHMVSVTGQLELTYVPFQRLVNPQTLKTEVRFIRPDSDFHLLARFLESRTEVRGD; encoded by the coding sequence ATGCCGCGCAACAACCTCGTATCGAGACCCCGAAAGGGAGACCACATCCGCAGGGTCGGCATCGTCTTCGCTGGCGGGCCCGCCCCGGCGGCGAACGCCGTGATCAGCGCCGCCGCGGTCAGCTTCCTGGACGACGATCGCGAGGTCGTAGGCTTCCTGCACGGCTACGAGAACCTCCAGAAGTACCATCCCGTGACGCACAGACTCGTCCGGGAGGAACACTACAGGGAACTGACGCAGAAGGAGGTGACCGGCAGCCGCAATTCCCAGGGGATCCTGATCGGCACCTCGCGCGCCAACCCCGGCAAGGGGCTCTGTCGTGCCGAAGATCTCAACGACCCGGAGAAGACCGTCGGGCTGCGAAATGTCTACTCGGCCTTCGTGGACCTCAGGATCGACGCCCTCATCTCGATCGGCGGCGACGACACCCTGAAGACGGCGAATCTCCTCCACGAGTTCCAGAAGCGCCTTCCTCCCGAGGCGAAGAGAATCCAGATCGTCCATCTGCCGAAGACGATCGACAACGACTACCAGGGGATCGACTTCACCTTCGGCTACTTCACCGCGGTCGACTTCATCGCGAAGGAGATGAAGAACCTGCGCGCGGACGCCGAGGCTGGGCGTGTCTACTACATCGCGGAGTGCATGGGGCGCAAGGCCGGATGGCTCTCCTACGGGGTCGGGATCGCGGGCGAGGCGAACATGGTCATCTCCGTCGAGGACGTCGATCAGGGGATGATGTTCGATGACGAGGTGGTCGATCCCGCGACCGGCGGGACGCGCGCGGAGCGGCGCCTCAAGATCGAGGCGCTCGTCGATCAGATCGTGAACCTGATGATCGCCCGCGAGAGGCGCGAGGACAAGCACTTCGGCACCGTCGTCCTCGCCGAAGGGCTCGCCGAGCTGTTCCCAGAGCGCTACATACGGTGCATCCCCAAAGACGAGCACGGCAACATCTCGATCGGCAAGATCGACATCGGCAAGGAGATCGCCCGCCTCGTCGCGGAGGAGTACCGCAAGCGCACGGGAAAGGACAGGAAGGTGATCGGCCTCCAGCTCGGCTACGAGTCGCGCTGCGCCCCGCCTCACGCCTTCGACGTCATGCTCGGCAGCCAGCTCGGGATCGGCGCCTACAGGGCCCTTGTGGAGGAGAACCTCGACGGCCACATGGTGAGCGTGACCGGTCAGCTCGAGCTGACGTACGTGCCGTTCCAGCGCCTCGTCAATCCGCAGACGCTGAAGACGGAGGTGCGGTTCATCCGCCCCGACTCCGACTTCCACCTGCTCGCCCGCTTCCTCGAGAGCAGGACCGAGGTCCGCGGAGACTGA
- a CDS encoding Crp/Fnr family transcriptional regulator produces the protein MSMSEMERKAAISALRKVPFFRDLDQGTLSDLARSGRQTVFQKGEELFQEGDPCRGMFMVLSGAIKIYRSAPSGREQILAMEGPGGFAAELPLLDGEPYPASCAAIEESRVLHVPRAAFEEILRRKPELALGILRVLGRRLRGLVMLVEELSLLEVPQRLAKYLLEMSERRGPTFTLSLSNQEIANRLGTVREIVSRNLHRLAQQGAIRIEGRRIQIVDEKALRDLVEESR, from the coding sequence ATGTCGATGAGCGAGATGGAGAGGAAGGCGGCGATCTCCGCCCTGCGAAAGGTCCCCTTCTTCCGCGATCTGGATCAGGGAACATTGAGCGATCTGGCGCGCTCCGGCCGGCAGACGGTCTTCCAGAAGGGCGAGGAGCTGTTCCAGGAAGGGGATCCCTGCCGGGGAATGTTCATGGTCCTCTCAGGCGCGATCAAGATCTACCGGAGCGCTCCGTCCGGCCGCGAGCAGATCCTGGCGATGGAGGGGCCGGGCGGATTCGCCGCGGAGCTGCCCCTCCTTGATGGCGAACCCTATCCCGCGTCGTGCGCGGCGATCGAAGAGAGCCGAGTCCTCCATGTGCCGCGCGCCGCCTTCGAGGAGATCCTCCGCCGCAAGCCCGAGCTGGCCCTGGGGATTCTCCGCGTGCTCGGGCGCCGGCTCAGGGGCCTCGTCATGCTCGTCGAGGAGCTCTCCCTGCTCGAGGTGCCCCAGCGGCTGGCGAAGTACCTCCTGGAGATGTCCGAGCGGCGGGGACCGACCTTCACGTTGAGCCTTTCGAACCAGGAGATCGCGAACCGACTCGGGACGGTCCGCGAGATCGTCTCCCGCAACCTCCATCGCCTCGCGCAGCAAGGCGCCATCAGGATCGAGGGGCGCCGGATACAGATCGTGGATGAGAAGGCGCTCCGCGACCTCGTCGAGGAGTCACGCTAG
- a CDS encoding methyltransferase, which produces MSSPARDHSLFHLRRLQAQAPRLCADAGVDHVPELLHGGLPSGRGEGGLALGLSPAGGAPERGGGASERDGGAPECGGGAPETRGSAERPAGNGLECLVDAWVAGHPGRKQAGLFLTPPAVARRLIEVVSADGGRHPSSIMDPAVGAGVFLLEAARRFGPAVELHGIDNDPMAVAATRLALWLAGAVRDPALLIERIRLGDSLADAERFGVDLICGNPPFGNAIEKRTARASAERGRLREAYPESARGPYDRSVPFVRAAADRLTDAGRCALLVPRALLAARYAEGLREWMEREMPLTQLLLFVGDRPCPDAAIAMVGWVAERSPRREPVGVIARGTEVRRVERHLFGKRSWGALIEPHARRLEEVAAGHPKMGEFFLVRSGAAVGEAYRLAAQVREGGEGWRLLTSGRIDRYRDTWGRGPTRHLGRSLLHPILPRDASGLGESRRALYDSPKIVVSGLSQVIRAARDERGEVAGTVGTQLVLPRDRGPRAEVLLRRATILINSAWHSMIHRARRGPLALSGGSVPLGRRDIEELPFPRVLLAQSAVAKPEDLRHFREDGSLALPREDLDRLALLDALDPARDDALAQRLILSLAGHDDREAASILAAWGERLRRDRTALA; this is translated from the coding sequence ATGTCTTCTCCCGCCCGCGACCACAGTCTGTTCCACCTCCGGCGCCTGCAGGCGCAAGCGCCGCGCCTGTGCGCGGACGCCGGCGTCGACCACGTTCCCGAACTCCTTCATGGCGGTCTGCCCTCTGGCCGGGGCGAGGGAGGCCTCGCGCTTGGCCTCTCCCCCGCGGGAGGCGCGCCCGAGCGCGGGGGCGGCGCGTCCGAGCGTGATGGCGGCGCGCCGGAGTGCGGAGGAGGCGCGCCCGAGACCAGGGGGAGCGCAGAGCGCCCGGCCGGGAACGGGCTCGAATGCCTGGTGGACGCATGGGTCGCCGGCCATCCGGGGCGGAAGCAGGCAGGCCTCTTTCTGACGCCTCCGGCGGTCGCGCGACGACTGATCGAAGTCGTTTCAGCCGATGGCGGCCGGCATCCCTCGTCGATCATGGATCCCGCGGTCGGCGCCGGCGTCTTCCTTCTGGAAGCGGCCCGGCGGTTCGGGCCTGCGGTAGAGCTTCACGGCATCGACAACGATCCGATGGCCGTCGCCGCGACGCGTCTCGCGCTGTGGCTCGCGGGCGCGGTGCGCGATCCGGCTCTTCTCATCGAGCGGATCCGCCTGGGCGACTCGCTGGCGGACGCCGAGCGATTCGGGGTCGATCTGATCTGCGGGAATCCTCCCTTCGGCAACGCGATCGAGAAGCGGACCGCGCGCGCGTCCGCGGAGCGGGGGCGTCTGCGCGAGGCGTATCCGGAATCGGCACGCGGGCCTTACGACCGCAGCGTCCCCTTCGTTCGCGCCGCGGCGGATCGACTGACCGATGCAGGCAGATGCGCCCTTCTTGTCCCGCGCGCGCTCCTCGCAGCCCGCTACGCGGAGGGGCTGCGGGAGTGGATGGAGCGCGAGATGCCCCTCACGCAACTCCTCCTCTTCGTGGGCGACAGGCCCTGCCCCGACGCCGCGATCGCCATGGTCGGCTGGGTGGCGGAGCGTTCGCCTCGTCGCGAACCGGTGGGCGTGATCGCCAGGGGGACGGAGGTCCGCCGCGTCGAGCGTCATCTTTTCGGAAAGCGCTCGTGGGGGGCTCTGATCGAACCCCACGCACGGCGGCTCGAGGAGGTCGCGGCCGGTCATCCGAAGATGGGGGAGTTCTTTCTGGTTCGTTCGGGCGCCGCCGTCGGCGAGGCCTATCGCTTGGCCGCGCAGGTGAGGGAAGGGGGCGAGGGATGGCGCCTGCTCACTTCGGGGCGAATCGATCGTTACCGGGACACCTGGGGAAGAGGTCCGACGCGTCATCTGGGACGGAGCCTTCTTCATCCGATCCTGCCGCGCGACGCGTCCGGCCTCGGAGAGAGCCGCCGCGCCCTGTATGACTCGCCGAAGATCGTCGTGTCGGGACTATCGCAAGTGATCCGGGCGGCGCGCGATGAGCGTGGCGAGGTCGCGGGGACGGTGGGGACGCAGCTCGTCCTCCCGCGCGATCGCGGCCCGAGGGCCGAGGTTCTGCTGAGAAGGGCGACGATCCTCATCAACAGCGCGTGGCATTCGATGATCCATCGCGCCCGGCGCGGGCCGCTCGCCCTCTCCGGGGGGAGCGTTCCCCTGGGGAGAAGGGACATCGAGGAGCTCCCCTTCCCGCGGGTGCTCCTCGCGCAGAGCGCGGTCGCGAAGCCGGAGGACCTTCGGCACTTCCGGGAGGACGGGTCGCTCGCGCTCCCGCGGGAGGATCTCGATCGGCTCGCCCTGCTGGATGCTCTCGATCCCGCGCGCGACGACGCTCTCGCGCAGAGGCTCATCCTCTCCCTGGCGGGGCACGACGATCGGGAAGCCGCGTCGATCCTCGCAGCGTGGGGCGAGCGTCTCAGACGCGATCGAACCGCTCTAGCGTGA